The following coding sequences are from one Macaca mulatta isolate MMU2019108-1 chromosome 7, T2T-MMU8v2.0, whole genome shotgun sequence window:
- the DIO2 gene encoding type II iodothyronine deiodinase (The RefSeq protein has 1 substitution compared to this genomic sequence), with product MGILSVDLLITLQILPVFFSNCLFLALYDSVILLKHVVLLLSRSKSTRGEWRRMLTSEGLRCVWKSFLLDAYKQVKLGEDAPNSSVVHVSSAEGGDNSGHGTQEKIAEGAACHLLDFASPERPLVVNFGSATUPPFTSQLPAFRKLVEEFSSVADFLLVYIDEAHPSDGWAIPGDSSLSFEVKKHQNQEDRCAAAQQLLERFSLPPQCRVVADRMDNNANIAYGVAFERVCIVQRQKIAYLGGKGPFSYNLQEVRHWLEKNFSKR from the exons aTGGGCATCCTCAGCGTAGACTTGCTGATCACACTGCAAATTCTGCCAGTTTTTTTCTCCAACTGCCTCTTCCTGGCGCTCTATGACTCGGTCATTCTGCTCAAGCACGTGGTGCTGCTGTTGAGCCGCTCCAAGTCCACTCGCGGAGAGTGGCGGCGCATGCTGACCTCAGAGGGACTGCGCTGCGTCTGGAAGAGCTTCCTCCTCGATGCCTACAAACAG GTGAAATTGGGTGAGGATGCCCCCAATTCCAGTGTGGTGCATGTCTCCAGTGCAGAAGGAGGTGACAACAGTGGCCACGGTACCCAGGAGAAGATAGCTGAGGGAGCCGCATGCCACCTCCTTGACTTTGCTAGCCCTGAGCGCCCACTAGTGGTCAACTTTGGTTCAGCCACTTGACCTCCTTTCACGAGCCAGCTGCCAGCCTTCCGCAAACTGGTGGAAGAGTTCTCCTCAGTGGCCGACTTCCTGCTGGTCTACATTGATGAGGCTCATCCATCAGACGGCTGGGCGATACCTGGGGACTCCTCTTTGTCTTTTGAGGTGAAGAAGCACCAGAACCAGGAAGATCGATGTGCAGCAGCCCAGCAGCTTCTGGAGCGTTTCTCCTTGCCGCCCCAGTGCCGAGTTGTGGCTGACCGCATGGACAATAACGCCAACATAGCTTACGGGGTAGCCTTTGAACGTGTGTGCATTGTGCAGAGACAGAAAATCGCTTATCTGGGAGGAAAGGGCCCCTTCTCCTACAACCTTCAAGAAGTCCGGCATTGGCTGGAGAAAAATTTCAGcaagagatga